From a region of the Paenibacillus sp. R14(2021) genome:
- a CDS encoding LacI family DNA-binding transcriptional regulator produces the protein MKTVTVYDIAKEAGVSVATVSRVLNNTAPVKPATRERIQNLINKHQFQPNALARSLIKKVTGMIGIILPDITNPFFPEVLAGLEQEARNKGYTFFLCDTGSSNQDSKEQYRRESQYFNILLEKQVDGIIVIGGRIDLQHCSREMAKEVAEVSKRVPVVLINGNLPGAKFHRVIIDEVEGGTKVTNHLLGLGHRDIAFIGGYIHMSNTVKRIDGFRSAMERAGVPVREDWVITGGFSVEKGKRMMNELLAKEGTRPTAVVCANDLTAIGVIKAAFKSGIRVPEELSVIGIDDVPLAANVIPELTTLSLKCLELGRTAANVLHGLITKSGRVPELTTLQPELVIRESTASPART, from the coding sequence TTGAAAACGGTTACTGTATACGACATTGCTAAGGAAGCAGGCGTTTCGGTTGCAACGGTTTCCCGCGTGCTGAACAATACGGCGCCCGTGAAGCCGGCGACCCGTGAACGCATCCAGAATCTGATCAACAAGCACCAGTTTCAGCCGAACGCGCTCGCCCGCAGTTTGATCAAGAAGGTAACCGGCATGATCGGCATTATTTTGCCGGATATTACAAATCCCTTCTTTCCCGAGGTGCTCGCCGGGCTGGAGCAGGAGGCCCGCAACAAGGGCTATACGTTCTTTCTGTGCGACACCGGATCGTCCAATCAGGACAGCAAGGAGCAGTACAGACGCGAGTCGCAGTATTTCAACATCCTGCTGGAGAAGCAGGTTGACGGCATCATTGTCATTGGCGGCCGGATCGATTTGCAGCATTGCAGTCGTGAAATGGCCAAGGAAGTGGCTGAAGTCAGCAAGCGTGTGCCTGTTGTGCTCATCAACGGCAATCTGCCAGGCGCCAAATTCCACCGCGTCATCATCGACGAGGTCGAAGGCGGAACCAAAGTGACCAATCATCTGCTTGGTCTCGGGCACCGCGATATCGCCTTCATCGGCGGCTACATTCACATGTCGAACACCGTCAAGCGCATCGATGGCTTCCGCAGCGCGATGGAGCGTGCAGGCGTTCCGGTTCGGGAGGATTGGGTCATTACCGGCGGATTCTCGGTGGAGAAGGGCAAGCGCATGATGAACGAGCTGCTCGCCAAGGAAGGCACGAGGCCGACGGCCGTCGTATGCGCGAACGATCTGACCGCGATCGGAGTTATCAAAGCGGCGTTCAAATCCGGCATCCGCGTGCCTGAGGAGCTGTCCGTCATCGGTATCGACGACGTGCCGCTTGCAGCCAATGTCATTCCGGAGCTGACGACATTGTCGCTGAAATGCTTGGAGCTTGGGCGTACGGCTGCGAACGTGCTGCATGGGCTTATTACCAAATCCGGGCGCGTGCCAGAACTGACAACGCTGCAGCCCGAGCTGGTTATACGCGAAAGCACGGCGTCTCCGGCACGGACATAA